A region of Pseudomonas sp. Marseille-Q3773 DNA encodes the following proteins:
- a CDS encoding helix-turn-helix domain-containing protein yields the protein MDIADVARRTGVPASTLRYYEKKGLLKSLAGRGQRRQFAADVADRLALIALGQAAGFSLDEVGAMLVDLQVDRQLLIAKADELDARIRRLQAMSKGLRHAAQCPEADHLACPTFQRLMKLSAAGYGKRQNRSTLS from the coding sequence ATGGACATTGCCGATGTCGCCAGGCGCACAGGCGTACCCGCCTCGACGCTGCGTTACTACGAAAAGAAAGGCTTGCTCAAGTCACTTGCCGGGCGCGGCCAACGACGGCAGTTTGCCGCGGATGTGGCAGACCGGCTGGCACTGATAGCCCTGGGGCAAGCGGCAGGATTTTCGCTGGATGAAGTGGGAGCGATGTTGGTGGACCTGCAGGTCGACCGGCAACTGCTGATCGCCAAGGCCGACGAACTGGATGCACGGATCAGGCGCTTGCAGGCGATGAGCAAGGGCCTGCGGCATGCGGCGCAGTGCCCGGAAGCGGATCACCTGGCATGCCCGACGTTCCAGCGGCTGATGAAGCTGTCGGCGGCGGGGTATGGTAAGAGGCAGAACCGGTCAACGCTGTCATGA
- the recR gene encoding recombination mediator RecR encodes MSFSPLIRQLIDALRILPGVGQKTAQRMALQLLERDRSGGLRLAQALTQAMEGVGHCRQCRTLTEQELCPQCADTRRDDTQLCVVEGPTDVYAVEQTGYRGRYFVLKGHLSPLDGLGPEAIGIPQLMARIEEQGTFTEVILATNPTVEGEATAHYIAQLLSEKGLVASRIAHGVPLGGELELVDGGTLAHAFAGRRPISL; translated from the coding sequence ATGAGCTTCAGCCCTCTCATCCGCCAACTGATCGATGCCCTGCGTATTCTCCCGGGTGTCGGCCAGAAAACCGCCCAGCGCATGGCACTGCAGCTGCTCGAGCGTGACCGCAGCGGCGGCCTGCGCCTGGCTCAGGCCCTGACCCAGGCCATGGAAGGGGTAGGGCATTGCCGCCAGTGCCGTACCCTGACCGAGCAGGAGCTGTGCCCGCAATGCGCCGACACGCGCCGTGACGATACCCAGTTGTGCGTGGTCGAGGGCCCGACCGATGTGTATGCGGTGGAGCAGACCGGCTACCGTGGCCGCTATTTCGTGCTCAAGGGCCACCTGTCGCCGCTGGACGGCCTGGGGCCGGAGGCGATCGGCATTCCGCAATTGATGGCGCGGATCGAGGAGCAGGGCACCTTTACCGAGGTGATCCTGGCCACCAACCCGACGGTGGAAGGTGAGGCGACTGCGCATTACATCGCCCAGCTGCTGAGCGAGAAGGGCCTGGTGGCGTCGCGCATTGCCCATGGTGTGCCGCTGGGAGGAGAGCTGGAGCTGGTCGACGGCGGGACCCTGGCCCATGCCTTCGCCGGGCGGCGGCCGATTTCGCTCTGA
- a CDS encoding adenine phosphoribosyltransferase, producing MHSDAFDLKALIRPVVDFPKPGVIFRDITPLFQSPRGLRYVADQFIERYVEAEFSHIGAMDARGFLIGSIIAHQLNKPLILFRKQGKLPADVLSEAYQTEYGEAFLEVHADSLCEGDSVLIFDDLIATGGTLLAAANLVRRTGAQVFEAAAIIDLPELDGSRRLQAAGVPTFCLTEFSLSEY from the coding sequence ATGCACAGCGACGCCTTCGACCTCAAAGCCCTGATCCGCCCGGTAGTGGACTTCCCCAAGCCGGGCGTGATCTTTCGCGACATCACCCCGCTGTTCCAGTCGCCACGCGGGCTGCGCTATGTGGCCGACCAGTTCATCGAGCGCTATGTCGAGGCCGAGTTCAGCCACATCGGTGCCATGGATGCGCGAGGCTTCCTGATCGGCTCGATCATCGCCCACCAACTGAACAAACCGCTGATCCTGTTCCGCAAGCAGGGCAAGCTGCCCGCCGATGTGCTCAGCGAGGCCTACCAGACCGAGTACGGCGAAGCGTTCCTGGAAGTGCACGCCGACAGCCTGTGCGAAGGGGATTCGGTGCTGATCTTCGATGACCTGATTGCCACTGGCGGTACGCTGCTGGCAGCGGCCAACCTGGTGCGTCGGACCGGTGCGCAGGTGTTCGAGGCGGCGGCAATCATCGACCTGCCGGAGCTGGACGGGTCGCGCCGGCTACAGGCGGCGGGTGTGCCGACGTTCTGCCTGACCGAGTTTTCGCTCAGCGAATACTGA
- a CDS encoding transporter substrate-binding domain-containing protein: MRRLLTLLLIWSSQSLAEQAVLRFSVAESWSMPLVRIEAEQPVEGLLYDLTQALAREVGAHPVYHVMARLRLQEAMEHGDIDVRCYVSTRWFDNPPKNFVWSIPLIHQRDLLVGRPGLSPPTSLGQLPSQTIGTVLGYIYPSLQPLLEQGRLQREDSRNQLLVLQKLQAGRYRYAVSNQLSLQWFNRSRPNGQRLQALTVLDEQELGCMVRNDPAIPTQELLRALARMKQSGEIERIVQRYEGLGHQHAMPIAQP; this comes from the coding sequence TTGCGCAGACTGCTGACCTTGTTGTTGATCTGGAGCTCGCAGAGTCTTGCCGAACAGGCGGTGCTGCGCTTTTCCGTGGCGGAAAGCTGGAGCATGCCGCTGGTGCGCATCGAAGCCGAGCAGCCAGTGGAAGGCCTGCTGTACGACCTCACCCAGGCGCTGGCCAGAGAGGTTGGCGCGCACCCGGTGTACCACGTCATGGCCCGCCTGCGCCTGCAGGAGGCAATGGAGCATGGTGATATCGATGTGCGTTGCTATGTCAGCACCCGCTGGTTCGATAACCCACCGAAGAATTTTGTCTGGAGCATCCCGTTGATTCATCAGCGCGACCTGCTGGTGGGCCGCCCGGGCCTCAGCCCGCCAACGTCCCTCGGGCAACTGCCGTCCCAGACGATCGGCACGGTGCTGGGCTACATCTACCCAAGCCTGCAGCCTCTGCTTGAGCAGGGCCGATTGCAGCGTGAAGACAGCCGCAACCAGTTGCTGGTACTGCAGAAGTTGCAGGCCGGCCGCTATCGCTACGCGGTCAGCAACCAGCTGTCCCTGCAGTGGTTCAACCGGAGCCGACCAAACGGGCAGCGCCTGCAGGCACTGACGGTGCTGGACGAGCAGGAGCTGGGCTGCATGGTACGCAATGATCCGGCGATACCGACCCAGGAGCTGCTGCGGGCGCTGGCGCGGATGAAGCAGTCAGGGGAAATCGAACGGATTGTGCAGCGCTATGAAGGGCTGGGGCATCAGCACGCGATGCCGATAGCCCAACCATGA
- the dnaX gene encoding DNA polymerase III subunit gamma/tau translates to MSYQVLARKWRPRSFREMVGQAHVLKALINALDNQRLHHAYLFTGTRGVGKTTIARIIAKCLNCETGITSTPCGTCSVCREIDEGRFVDLIEIDAASRTKVEDTRELLDNVQYAPSRGRFKVYLIDEVHMLSTHSFNALLKTLEEPPPYVKFILATTDPQKLPATILSRCLQFSLKNMSPERVVEHLSHVLTAENVPFETDALWLLGRAADGSMRDAMSLTDQAIAFGEGKVLAADVRAMLGSLDHGQVYGVLQALLEGDARALLEAVRNLAEQGPDWAGVLAEMLNVLHRVAIAQALPEAVDNGQGDRDRVLALAAALPAEDVQFYYQMGLIGRRDLPLAPDPRGGFEMVLLRMLAFRPADTDDAPKPLLKPVGISQATADPATPVAAPAVAAVPPAAAVQPAAAAAAPQAPAPVAPAPPLVDAPVPPAEPAPVIEPEPQAEPEPEPVAVAEVVDLPWEESEPAAPEPAPAPAPAPAPMQAAPAHDDEPPFDPSAYAAVGMDRDDDPPVDEDYYGGESDPVGFSYLDELAEHVQEEAPKPVAEPLPAAKPATGLALQWLEMFPQLPVSGMTGNIAANCTLIAVEGDDWLLHLDPGQGALFNATQQRRLNEALNQHLGRTLNLRIELIQPEQETPAQAAARKRRERQHDAVVSIEQDPLIQQMIKLFGAKVRQDTIEPVEALANQGQ, encoded by the coding sequence ATGAGTTATCAGGTCCTTGCACGTAAATGGCGTCCGCGCTCGTTCCGCGAAATGGTCGGCCAGGCCCATGTGCTCAAGGCTTTGATCAACGCTCTCGACAACCAGCGCCTGCACCATGCCTACCTGTTCACCGGTACCCGGGGCGTGGGCAAGACCACCATCGCCCGGATCATTGCCAAGTGCCTGAACTGCGAAACCGGCATCACCTCGACGCCGTGCGGCACCTGTTCGGTGTGCCGGGAGATCGACGAAGGCCGTTTCGTCGACCTGATCGAGATCGACGCCGCCAGCCGCACCAAGGTCGAGGACACCCGCGAACTGCTGGATAACGTGCAGTACGCCCCGAGCCGTGGGCGCTTCAAGGTCTACCTGATCGACGAAGTGCACATGCTGTCGACGCACTCGTTCAACGCCTTGCTCAAGACGCTCGAAGAGCCGCCGCCCTACGTCAAGTTCATCCTCGCTACCACCGACCCGCAGAAGCTGCCGGCCACCATCCTGTCGCGCTGCCTGCAGTTCTCGCTGAAGAACATGAGCCCGGAGCGGGTGGTCGAACACCTCAGCCACGTACTGACGGCGGAAAACGTGCCGTTCGAGACGGACGCCCTGTGGTTGCTGGGCCGCGCCGCCGATGGTTCGATGCGCGATGCAATGAGCCTGACCGACCAGGCCATTGCCTTTGGCGAAGGCAAGGTGCTGGCCGCCGATGTGCGGGCCATGCTCGGTAGCCTTGACCATGGCCAGGTCTATGGTGTGCTGCAAGCGCTGCTCGAGGGCGATGCACGGGCCTTGCTCGAGGCCGTGCGCAACCTGGCCGAGCAGGGCCCGGACTGGGCTGGCGTACTGGCCGAGATGCTCAACGTGCTGCATCGCGTGGCCATTGCCCAGGCGTTGCCGGAAGCCGTGGACAACGGCCAGGGCGACCGCGACCGGGTACTCGCGCTGGCCGCGGCATTGCCGGCCGAGGACGTGCAGTTCTATTACCAGATGGGCCTGATCGGCCGCCGTGACCTGCCCCTGGCACCGGACCCGCGCGGTGGTTTTGAAATGGTCCTGCTGCGCATGCTGGCGTTCCGCCCGGCCGACACCGACGACGCGCCGAAACCGCTGCTAAAGCCAGTGGGGATCAGCCAGGCCACAGCTGATCCAGCAACCCCGGTGGCAGCGCCGGCGGTTGCCGCGGTACCGCCAGCCGCTGCCGTGCAACCTGCAGCTGCGGCTGCAGCGCCGCAGGCACCCGCGCCGGTGGCGCCAGCACCGCCGCTGGTTGATGCGCCTGTGCCGCCGGCTGAGCCTGCCCCGGTTATCGAGCCCGAGCCGCAAGCTGAGCCCGAGCCGGAGCCAGTTGCCGTCGCAGAGGTGGTTGACCTGCCATGGGAAGAGTCGGAACCGGCAGCGCCTGAGCCCGCGCCTGCACCGGCGCCTGCGCCCGCGCCGATGCAAGCGGCCCCGGCTCACGACGACGAGCCGCCCTTCGACCCGTCGGCCTATGCCGCCGTGGGCATGGACCGTGATGATGATCCGCCAGTGGATGAAGACTATTATGGCGGCGAAAGCGACCCGGTCGGCTTCAGCTACCTGGACGAACTGGCCGAACACGTCCAGGAAGAGGCCCCCAAGCCGGTCGCCGAGCCGCTGCCAGCGGCCAAGCCGGCTACCGGCCTGGCCCTGCAATGGCTGGAAATGTTCCCCCAGTTGCCTGTGTCCGGGATGACAGGCAACATCGCAGCGAACTGTACCTTGATCGCCGTCGAGGGTGACGACTGGCTGCTGCACCTGGACCCTGGCCAAGGGGCGCTGTTCAATGCCACCCAGCAACGACGCCTGAACGAAGCGCTCAACCAGCACCTGGGGCGTACGCTGAACCTGCGTATCGAGCTGATTCAACCCGAGCAGGAAACCCCGGCCCAGGCGGCAGCGCGCAAGCGCAGAGAGCGTCAGCACGACGCGGTGGTGTCGATCGAGCAGGATCCGTTGATCCAGCAGATGATCAAGCTGTTCGGTGCCAAGGTGCGGCAGGATACTATTGAACCTGTAGAGGCCCTGGCCAATCAGGGCCAGTAA
- a CDS encoding DUF2938 domain-containing protein: MTFTAMLSAALPIGVGATLVMDGWGLLLRRLGVATPNFAMVGRWAGHLLQGRVRHQAIARAEPVRHERLWGWLVHYAIGVLFALLLVLIVGEGWLLAPTLWPALMVGVGTVVAPLCLMQPAMGAGFFASKTPTPARNCLRSLVTHAVFGVGLFLSAALVAVV; encoded by the coding sequence ATGACGTTTACTGCCATGCTTTCTGCTGCCTTGCCGATTGGCGTGGGTGCCACGCTGGTCATGGATGGGTGGGGCTTGTTGCTGCGGCGCCTGGGGGTTGCCACGCCGAACTTCGCCATGGTCGGGCGCTGGGCGGGGCATCTGTTGCAGGGACGGGTACGGCATCAGGCAATTGCCCGGGCGGAGCCGGTGCGCCACGAACGGCTGTGGGGATGGCTCGTTCATTACGCCATCGGCGTGCTGTTCGCCCTGCTGCTGGTGCTGATCGTCGGCGAAGGCTGGTTGCTGGCGCCGACCCTGTGGCCGGCGCTGATGGTGGGTGTGGGGACGGTGGTGGCGCCGCTGTGTCTCATGCAGCCGGCGATGGGGGCGGGGTTCTTCGCTTCGAAGACACCGACACCGGCGCGTAACTGCCTGAGGAGCCTGGTGACGCACGCGGTGTTCGGTGTGGGGCTTTTCCTCAGTGCAGCCTTGGTGGCGGTGGTGTGA
- the fnrA gene encoding Crp/Fnr family transcriptional regulator FnrA, which produces MSEPVKLRPHNQAHCKDCSLAPLCLPLSLNLEDMDALDEIVKRGRPLKKGEFLFRQGDNFGSVYAVRSGALKTFSLSDSGEEQITGFHLPSELVGLSGMDTEAYPVSAQAQETTSVCEIPFERLDELSVQLPQLRRQLMRVMSREIRDDQQMMLLLSKKTADERIATFLVNLSARFRARGYSANQFRLSMSRNEIGNYLGLAVETVSRVFTRFQQNGLIRAEGKEVHILDPIQLCALAGGAMEA; this is translated from the coding sequence ATGTCCGAGCCAGTCAAACTGCGCCCACACAACCAGGCCCATTGCAAGGACTGCAGCCTGGCCCCCCTGTGCCTGCCCCTGTCACTGAACCTGGAAGACATGGATGCACTTGACGAAATCGTCAAGCGCGGACGGCCGCTGAAAAAAGGCGAGTTCCTGTTCCGCCAGGGCGACAACTTCGGCTCGGTCTACGCGGTACGCTCCGGCGCCCTGAAAACCTTCAGCCTCAGCGACAGCGGCGAAGAGCAGATCACCGGCTTCCACCTGCCCAGCGAGCTGGTCGGCCTGTCGGGCATGGACACCGAGGCCTATCCGGTGTCGGCCCAGGCGCAGGAAACCACCTCGGTGTGTGAAATCCCCTTCGAGCGCCTCGACGAACTGTCGGTGCAGCTGCCACAGCTGCGTCGCCAGCTGATGCGGGTGATGAGCCGGGAAATCCGCGATGACCAGCAAATGATGCTGCTGCTGTCGAAAAAGACCGCCGACGAGCGCATCGCCACCTTCCTGGTCAACCTGTCGGCGCGCTTCCGTGCCCGCGGCTATTCGGCCAACCAGTTCCGCCTGAGCATGTCGCGCAACGAAATCGGCAATTACCTTGGCCTGGCCGTGGAAACCGTGTCGCGGGTGTTCACCCGCTTCCAGCAGAACGGCCTGATCCGCGCCGAAGGCAAGGAAGTGCACATCCTCGACCCGATCCAGCTGTGCGCGCTGGCCGGCGGTGCGATGGAGGCCTGA
- a CDS encoding YbaB/EbfC family nucleoid-associated protein, with the protein MMKGGMAGLMKQAQQMQEKMQKMQEELANAEVTGQSGGGLVSVVMTGRHDVKRVSIDQSLMSTDADDKEVLEDLIAAALNDAVRKVEKNSQEKMGSMTAGMQLPRGLKMPF; encoded by the coding sequence ATGATGAAAGGTGGCATGGCCGGCCTGATGAAGCAGGCCCAGCAAATGCAGGAAAAGATGCAGAAGATGCAGGAAGAGCTGGCCAACGCCGAAGTTACCGGCCAGTCCGGTGGCGGCCTGGTGAGCGTGGTGATGACCGGTCGTCACGACGTGAAGCGCGTCAGCATCGACCAGAGCCTGATGTCGACTGACGCAGACGACAAGGAAGTGCTGGAAGACCTGATCGCTGCCGCACTGAACGACGCCGTGCGCAAGGTCGAGAAGAACAGCCAGGAAAAGATGGGCAGCATGACTGCCGGCATGCAATTGCCGCGGGGCTTAAAGATGCCGTTCTAA